Genomic DNA from Clostridium sp. BJN0013:
GATTTTTCTTTTATAAAAGTATAGATACCGAAACAAATCAATATAATCCCACCTATGATACGAAAATATAATCCGTGCAGGAGAATAAATTTTTCCACCACTATGAAACTTAAGGAAGCCAGTGATGCATAGATAGTATCTGCCAGGGCTGAACCTAATCCTGATACCAAACCATAGGTATTTCCAAGGGCTATAGTATTTTTAAGACATATGGCCCCAATAGGACCTGTAGGCATTCCGGTTATTAAACCTATAAGTATTCCTCTAAACAAGTTAAGTAACATATAAATTTCCTGCTTTCATTATTAATTTATTGTTATGTAATTATTTTATATTTAATATGATACATCTTCAATAACTATATGTATTTTAAAAGTGTTGACTTAAAAAAATATAAGTAGTAAAATGATTCATAAATAAAATATTCGGATAGAAAATATTCGGATAGAAAATATTTTTAAATTTAAAGTAGGTGAATCCATGACAGAAGGGAATAAAGGTATTTTAATAGTGGCAAAAATGAAGTCAATTCTATTTTCTTTTAAAAAAAATATGTCAAATAAGTTTAATCCTTTCAATCTTACAGGAACGCAGGGGATGCTTATTGGCATATTACATAGACATGGACAGATGAAAATAAGTGACTTGAGTGAAAAGATGGGATTGTCTAATAGTACTGTGTCAGGAATTGTAGATAGACTAGAAAAACAGGGATTAGTTAAGAGAATTAGAAGCAAGACAGATAGGAGGGTAGTATATATAAGTGTAACTGAAAAATTTAAAAAAAGCTTTCACCATAATTTTTGTGAAATTGAGAAGAAATTTGAAGATATCATAGATGGAGTTCCATCTCATGAAATTGATAAAATACTTGAGGGATTGAATTTGTTAGAAAAATTGATCAATGAAAAGAAATAATTTTAAACCTATATTATTGAATGAGGAGAGTAAATCTAATAATGATAAAATTAATAAAATACTTAAAACCATTTGTTGCAATGATTATTATGGCCGTAGTACTTTTGTTTGTGCAGGCTATGTGCGATTTGGCTCTTCCAGATTACACTTCTAATATTGTAAATAAGGGTATACAACAAGGGGGTATTTTAGATGCAGTTCCCCAAGCAATAAGACAAAGTGAAATGAATAAAACACAATTGCTCATGAATGAAGAAGATAAAGAGGAGGTTTTTAAAAGCTATAAATTTATTGATAAGTCCAGTAAAGATTATGAAGAGTATTTAAAGGAGTATCCTAATCTTAAAAATGAACCTATTTTTGTAATTAAAGATATAAAAAAGAGTGAAAGAGAAAAACTGAATAACATAATGGGCAGGGCAATACTTAGAGTTTCCAGTATTGAAAAGATTAAATCCAATAGTGAAAATGGAATAATATCCTTTAATGGATTTAAAGTGCCTGTGGATACAGATTTGTTCGCAGTAATTTCCTCCATGCCATATAATCAGCGTGAAGAAATAATTAAAGGCATAGATGATAAAATCTCAAATTTAGATGAAAGCATGATAACTCAATCTGCTGTTTCAAAAGTTAAGGCTGAGTATAAGGCTCTGGGGATGAATACGGATAAGATGCAGAATAGATATATCATAAATACGGGAATGATTATGCTTCTTATATCATTATTAGGTGGTGTATGCACCATAATAGTGGGATTTTTAGCGTCTAAAACAGCGGCAGGACTTGCAAGGAATCTCCGTAAAAATATATTTGAAAAAGTGGAGAAATTCTCAAATAAAGAGTTTGATGATTTTTCAACAGCTTCCCTTATAACAAGGAGTACTAATGATATAACGCAGATACAAATGCTTATGGTAATTATGATAAGAATGGTATTTTATGCGCCTATTATGGGAATTGGGGGTGTAATAAGAGCTATCCAAAAAAGTAGTTCTATGTCATGGATTATTGCAGTGGCAGTTATAGTACTTTTAGGGTTGATTTTTATAATATTTGCAGTGGCTTTTCCTAAATTTAAGATTATACAAAAACTCATTGACAGACTTAACCTTGTAACCCGTGAAAGTCTTTCAGGAATGATGGTAATAAGAGCTTTTAATACTCAAGATTTTCAAGAAGAACGTTTTGATAGGGCAAATAAGGATGTTACCAATACAAATCTATTTGTAAATCGTGTAATGGCCTGTATGATGCCTGTTATGATGCTTATTATGAACGGGATAACGTTGATTATTGTGTGGATAGGTTCTCACGAAGTGGCAAATGCAAGTATGCAAGTGGGAGATATGATGGCCTTTATGCAATATGCAATGCAGATAATCATGGCATTTTTAATGCTTGCAGTGATGTTTATTCTCATACCTAGAGCCTCTGTTTCAGCACAACGTATTGATGAGGTTTTTAGGAAGGAAATCTTAATTTCAGATCCCAAAATACCTAAGCATTTTGATGATAGCGTGAAAGGTGTGGTGGAATTTAAGAATGTATCTTTTAGATATCCGGGAGCTGAAGAGGACATACTTAAAAATATTAGTTTTAAAGCATTGCCGGGCAAAACTACTGCATTTATAGGCTCTACGGGTTCAGGTAAAACTACTCTTATAAACTTAATTATGCGTTTTTATGATATAAAAGAAGGAGAGGTTTTCGTAAATGGTATAAATGTAAAAGAGGTGTCACAGCAAGAGCTTCGTAATAAAATTGGATATGTACCTCAAAAGAGTTATTTATTTAGTGGTACAATTGAATCCAATCTTAAATATGCAAATAAGAATGCAGCGGAAAAAGATATTAAAAATGCCGCAGAAGTTGCTCAAGCCCTGGAATTTATAAATACTAAACCAGAAGGATTTAAAACTGAAATTTCCCAGGGAGGTTCAAATGTGTCTGGAGGTCAGAAACAGAGATTATCCATTGCCCGTGCACTCTTAAAGAAACCTGAAATTTATTTGTTTGACGACAGTTTCTCAGCTCTTGATTTTAAAACAGATGCTGCACTTAGAAAAGCACTAGAAAAAGAGACTGCATCATGTACATTTCTTATTGTGGCACAACGTGTTTCAACAATTATGGATGCAGATGAAATAATAGTTCTTGATAACGGCAGTATAGTAGGAATGGGTACTCATAAAGAGCTTATGAAAAATTGTGATGTGTATAAAGAAATTGCATTATCACAGCTTTCAAAGGAGGAATTGGCATGAGTAAAAAGGGTAGAAAACATGCAAAGGGTCCTGGAGGAATGATTCAGGGAGGAGAAAAAGCAAATAATTTTAAAGGTACAATGAAAAATCTTATAAGATATATGAATGAATATAAAGTTTCTGTGATTGTTGTGGTTATATTTGCAGCAGTTAGTGCATCTTTTTCTATAATAGGCCCTAAAATGTTAGGTAATGCTACAACAAAGTTATTTGAAGGAATTATGAATAAACTTTCAGGTAGTGGAACAGGAGTGGATTTTAATTATATAGGGAAAATAATAGTTATACTTGGGGCATTATATTTGATAAGTTCATTATTTGCCTATATTCAGGGATGGATAATGTCTGGAGTTTCTATGAAGGTAAGTTATAAAATGAGAAAGGAAATTTCTCAAAAAATAAATAAATTGCCCCTTAAATATTTTGATGGTACAAATCAGGGAGAAGTGCTATCTCGTGTTACCAATGACGTGGATACCTTAAGTCAAACACTTAACCAGAGTCTTACACAGATTATCACATCCGTTACCACTGTAATTGGTGTATTTATTATGATGCTTAGTATAAGTGTTCTCATGACTGTAGTAGCCCTTTGTATAATTCCCTTATCAATGATAATTATGATGTTTATAATAAAGTATTCTCAAAAATACTTTAAGGAGCAGCAAGATTATCTGGGACATGTAAATGGACATGTAGAGGAAATGTATGGTGGACATATAGTTATGAAGGCTTTTAATGGAGAAAAAGACAGCATTGAAAAATTTGATAAACTTAACAATACTCTTTATAAATCTGCATGGAAATCTCAATTTTTAACTAGTATAGTAATGCCTGTAATGAATTTTGTAAGTAATCTGGGGTATGTAGGTGTATGTGTTTTAGGAGGATGGCTTGCAATAAAGAAGACCATTGAGGTAGGTGATATTCAGGCTTTTATACAGTATGTAAGATCATTTACCCAGCCTATTACTCAAATTGCCAATATATCCAATATACTTCAACAGACAGCTGCTTCAGCAGAGCGTGTATTTGAGTTTTTGGAAGAGGAAGAAGAAGTTTCGGAGGTCCAAAATCCTGTAAAAATTGAAGATGTTGCAGGTAGTGTTGAATTTAAAAATGTTCAATTTGCATATAATTCTGATAAAATTGTAATCAATGATTTCTCAGCTAGAATAAATCCAGGACGGAAAGTAGCAATTGTAGGCCCTACAGGCGCTGGTAAGACCACTATAGTAAAACTTCTAATGCGTTTTTATGATGTGAATAAAGGTGCTATACTGGTAGATGGACATGATATAAGAGAATATACAAGAAGGGATCTTAGGTCTATGTTTGGAATGGTACTTCAGGATACTTGGCTTTATAATGGAAGTATAATGGAAAATATAAGATATGGAAAACTCCAGGCCAAAGATGAAGAAGTAAAAGCTGCAGCAAAAGCAGCATATGTAGATGGCTTTGTGCATACTCTTCCTGGAGGATATGATATGATTCTTAATGAAGAAACTTCAAATATATCTCAGGGACAAAAACAACTTTTAACTATTGCAAGAGCAATACTTTCAGATCCTAAAATTCTTATTTTAGATGAAGCAACCAGCTCTGTGGATACTCGTACGGAAGTAAGAATAAAAAAGGCTATGAGAAATCTTATGAAAAATCGAACCAGCTTTATTATTGCACATAGATTGTCTACAATTCGTGATGCTGATTTGATTCTGGTAATGGATAATGGAGATATTGTAGAGCAGGGAACTCATGATGAACTTCTTAAAAAAGGAGGAGTGTATTCCAAGCTTTATAATAGTCAATTTACCTATTCTTTAGAAAATGAATAAGTTAAAAAGTGAGAGTTATGGATGATTTGATCCCATGACTCTTAATCTTTAACTTAAATTATTATATTGCCTTAGTCTACGACAGTGCCGGGGTTAAGAATTTTATTAGGATCGAAAACCATTTTAATTCCACTCATAATATCAATTTCCCTTTGGGTAAACTGAAGAGGCATATATTTTTTTCGTGATTTTCCAGTACCATGTTCTGCAGTTATTGTACCACCGTATTTTAATGCAATTTTATACATTTCCTGTTTGAATTCTTCATAATAGGAAGGTAGTTTGCCATTTTCACTCATAATAAAATTGTGAATATTTCCATCTGCTATGTGGCCTACAGCGGGAATTATAGTATTGTATTTTTCAGCAAGAGCTGTTATGTCGTCAAAAAAATCAGGTACGGAGGATGGAGGAACTGCCATATCAAGACCGTCTGCTACATGTTCTTTAAAAGGAGTGTAGGCATTGCTGCGTATGTCCAAAAGATTTTTTTGCTCTTTTGAAGTTTCTGCTATAATACTGTCCACTGCATTATGTTTTTCACATATTTCTACAATTTTTTCACTGGTTGAGTATAATTCATCCTCGGTAGCTCCATCCAGCATAAACATCAAGTCTACAGAGCCTTTATTGGCAGGCCAGGTAGTTCCAAGGTGTTCTGCGGCTTTTTCTGAAATAAACCTATCCATATATTCAATAGCTAAAGGGGTAATTCCTTCCTGAAGTATTTTAGGTACTGTATCACAAGCTTCACGTCTTGTGTTAAAGGAAATTAAAAGGGTACCTGTATAATTATTTTTTGCGTAAAGCCTTAAAGTAACTTTTGTAACTATACCAAGAGTTCCTTCGCTTCCTATCATCATATGAAGCAAATCGTAACCCATATTGTTTTTTAAGAGCTTTCCACCAAAATTAACTATTTCTCCTGTAGGGAGAACTACTTCCAGTGATTTTACATGGTTTCTCATGATTCCGTGTTTTACAGCTTTTGTACCTCCCGCATTTTCCATAACCATGCCGCCAATTTGTGCACCTTCATCTCCAGGATGTATAGGAAAGAATAATTTACCCTGTTTATTTAATGATTGAAGTAAATCTGCTAAAGTAGTTCCTGACTCCACAGTAATCATCAAATTTTTTTCATCCAGTTCAATAATTTTATTCAATCTTTCAAGAGAAAGAATTATACTGGGTTTTATAGGTACTGTCGCACCACATACACCAGTGCCACCTCCTCTTGGAACCACAGGTGTTAATGTTTCATTGGCATATTTTAATATTTTAGATATTTCTTCTGGTGAACCAGGCTTAACTACTATACAATCCTCTGAGGGTCTAATACGAATTAAAGATTCAGTTTCATCATATAAATAACTTTCCATTTGGGATAAATCATTGGTAACCCAATCTTGTCCTACAACTTTTTTTAAATTTTCAACAATTTCTTCTTTCAATGTTTTACCTCCCTTTATAATCATCATTGTATATTTTTACAGTTTAAAATGGATACTATACTGCATATTATATAGGTTACATATAAAACATTCAATTGTTCATGATTAGATTTATAAACGAATTCTTAGAAGCCCTAGTATCATATTTACTATATTGCAAATAATATTAACAAAAATATATAGCAGGGGAGGAATCAATAAATGAATTCACAGGCAAGAGACAGCATTCATAAGGTGAAAGAATCATTAAAAAGTGCTCAACAAGGTTTGCAGATGGCTGCAAGAGAAGTAGAAAATTCCAACATTAAAAATCAAATAAGTAACCAATTAACTCAAGTTACTAATTGTCTTGGGGAATGTGAGAAAATAGCTTCCGGATTAAGCCAGCATAGAAATTGTTAATTATAATTATAAGGATCACCTCTAATACAAAATATGAAAACCATCAATTTGCCAATAATTGGTGGTCTTTTATATGTTTTTCAATAAATAATGTACAAACAGTAATTTTATGTAAATATTTCTCTCTTTTTTGATGTATAATAAAGCTTATCATACATATAATAAAAAAGTAATATTATATAGGATAAAAATATAATATTATTACAATTATGATAATTTATACATGTAAAAAATATTTAATGGGATTAAATATTTTTTAATTGAGTTTAAAATTTATCTTCTATAAAAAGAGAAAAAGGAGATGTCAAAATAGTGAGTAAAGATTGTCCCAAGATTGCTTATTTTTGTATGGAATTTGGATTACACTCTGATTTTAAAATCTATGCTGGGGGACTTGGAATATTAGCGGGAGATTATCTTAAAGCTGCTAAAGAAAATAATTTTCCTGTAACTGGTATAGGGATAAGATGGAAACAAGGTTACGTAGAACAGCATATAGATGACAAACAGAGAATAGTGGATTCTTTTTATAATTATGATTATGATTTTCTCCAGGATACGGGAATAAAAGTAAATGTAAAAATAAGAGGTAGAGTTGTACATTGTAAAGTGTGGAAGGTAGATTGTTTTGGTAATTCGGAACTTTATCTGCTGGATACAGATCTTCCGGAAAATTCTGATAGATGGATAACCGGCCAATTGTATGGATGGTTTGAAGAAGAAAGAATAGCCCAGGAAATGGTACTTGGAATAGGAGGGGTAAGGGCATTAAGAGCATTAAAGAAAGATATAGATATATACCATTTCAACGAAGGACACGCTGTTTTTGCTGGGTTTGAACTTATAAGAGAGAGAATTGGAAAGGGAGAAGATCCTTATGAGGCGTGGAGAAAATGTAGGGACAGTATTGTATTTACCACTCATACTCCTATTATAGAGGGAAATGAATCCCATGGTCTTGATATATTACAATATATGGATGCATATGATGGACTAGATAGGAATTTTATAGAACAAATAGGAGGAAATCCTTTCAATATGACTGTAGCAGGACTCAGACTTTCTAAAAAATCTAATGCAGTTTCAGCTATGCATGGAAAAACAGCAAATGAAATGTGGAAAAATATTCACAATAGAAGTGAAATTATAAGTATAACAAATGGAATAAATATTAATACCTGGGGAGATAAGCGTATTATAGAAGCTGCCAGAAAAAAAGAGAATCTATTGGAACTTCACATGAAGAATAAATTGAAGATAATACAGTATGTATATGAAGAAAAGGGAGTAGAACTAGATAAGGATAATTTGATTATAGGTTTTGCCAGGAGGGCAGCACCATATAAAAGAGGAGATTTGATATTTAGTAATGAAGAAAAAATTTCACCTCTTTTAAAAAGCAAAAAAGTACAAATAATAATATCATTAAAGGCACATCCTTTGGATTTTAGCGGAAAAGAAATAATAAAGCATATTTTAAATATACAAGAGAAGTATCCTCAATCTGTAGTTTTTCTAAATAATTACAATATGGAAAAAGGAGCACTACTTACAAGAGGAGTAGATATATGGTTGAACAATCCAAGGGTCACTAGGGAAGCTTGTGGTACTTCTGGAATGAAGGCTGCTGTAAATGGGGTATTGAATTTAAGTACTTTAGATGGATGGTGGCCAGAAGCTTGTTGGGATGGAGTCACAGGATGGCAGATAGGAAATGGATTTATAGGTAGAACTGAAAGTGAACAGGATATTTATGATGGAAAAAGTCTCTATGATGTATTAATCAATAAAGTTTTGGAAACTTATTATAATGATAAAAATAGGTGGAATGAAATGATGATAGCCAGTGTAAATGCAATGGTGGAAAGATATTCAGCAGATAGAATGATTATGGAATATTATGATAAAATGTATAACTAAGTGAAAAGGAATTATAATAAATATGAACTCAAAATTTTTTATAATCAGATAAAGTTATAAAAAACAAATTAATTAGTAAATTTCTACAATATTATCAATTAATTTTAAAGATAAAATTTATAAAGAAAAGAGTGATATAATGAAAATTTTAATGATTTCTTGGGAATACCCGCCTAAAACCATAGGTGGATTATCAAATCACGTATATTATCTATCCCATTCTCTTTGTGAGAAGGGAAATGAAGTTCATGTTATTACCTGTGAAGAAGGTACAGCACCTGTAGATGAAGATGACAAGGGAGTTTTTGTTCATAGGGTTACACCTTATGCTATAGATACTCAGGATTTTACCAAATGGGTAATGCAGCTTAATTTTGCCATGGTAGAAAGAGCAGTTAGATTGATAAATGAATGTGGAGAATTTGATTTAATACATGTTCATGATTGGCTTACTGCATTCTGTGCAAAGACTTTAAAATGGTCCTTTAGAATACCGGTAGTATGTACTATGCATGCTACAGAATATGGGAGAAATGGAGGTATAAATACTGTAACTCAAAGATATATCTCTGCTACAGAATGGATGCTTACCTATGAGTCATGGAAAGTGGTTGCCTGCAGTAATTATATGAAAAGCCAGATAAATAAGCTGTTTTCAACGCCAGAAGAGAAGATATGGGTTATTCCAAATGGAATCAATTTGGGAAAATTTAACTTTGAATTTGACTGGCTTTCCTTTAGAAGAAAATATGCCATGGATAATGAAAAGATAATCTTTTGCATAGGAAGGCATGTTTTTGAGAAAGGAATACACCTTCTTATAGAAGCAGCTCCTAATATAATAAGTAGATACAATGATTCCAAATTTATAATAGCAGGTACCGGTCCTATGACAGAGGAATTGAAGGATAAAGTTAGATATTCTGGATTAGCAGATAAATTCTTATTTACAGGATATATGGATGAATCAGAAAAGAATAAATTATACAGAGTATCTAGTGCAGCAGTATTTCCATCTCTTTATGAACCTTTTGGCATTGTAGCTCTGGAGGCTATGGCAGCAGGGTGTCCTGTAGTTGTTTCAGATACAGGTGGATTAAGCGAGATTGTGGATCATGGAGAAAATGGACTTAAATGTATAAATGGAAATTCCAATAGTATAGCAGATAATATAGTTCAGCTGTTATATGATGAGGCCTTTGCTAAGCATATAAGTGATAATGGAAAAAATACTGTAAAAGATAGATTCACATGGGATAAGGTAGGGGATCTTACTATGAAAATGTATGATGAAGTTTTAGAGGAAGCTGGTGGCACGGAATGGAGAAAGTTGGAGATGGAAAATAATAATAAATCTTTTAGAGAAGACTATAAGGTATATAAAAGTTTAAATGAGGAAAATAAGGATTTAGCGGAAGTTGCAAAAACTAATCATAATGAGCCTGCAAAAGATAATTTTAAAAAGGAAGAGATTTTAGAATATTATGAGGATCTTAGAGAAAGTAGACAGGAAGATAAAAAAGAACAGGAAGATGCGAAAGTAAAAGTAGGAGCTAGAGTTAAAGGTAAAAGTCAGACTGCAGGAAGAAAAAGAACCAGTACTAAAAATAAAGAAAAAAGTAAGGTTTAAATATTAAAAATGGATAAAGGGTGTGATGGTTGTGAAAGCTGTAATAATGGCCGGAGGAGAGGGAACCAGGTTAAGGCCTTTAACCTGTAACATACCTAAACCCATGATGCCCATTATGGGCAAACCCATAATGGAATATGCATTAGAACTACTTAAGAGTACGGGCATAGAAGATATTGGAGCCACCCTACAATATTTGCCCGATGAAATAATAAATTATTTTGGGGATGGCAAAGATTTTGGAGTAAATATAAGTTATTTTATAGAAGAAACCCCTTTAGGAACTGCAGGAAGTGTTAAAAATGCAGAGGCATTTTTAAATGACACATTTATTGTTATAAGTGGAGATGCCCTTACAGATATAGATTTATCCAGAGCAATTGCCTATCATAAAAGTAAAGGTGCGGTAGCCACTTTGGTGCTTAAGGAAGAACCGGTACCTTTGGAATTTGGAGTGGTAGTTACAGATGATAAAGGAAAGGTAACTGGTTTTTTGGAAAAGCCGGGATGGGGGGAAGTATTCAGTGACAAGATAAATACAGGAATATATATTTTAGAACCGGATATTTTTAAATATTATGATAAAAATAAGAAATTTGATTTCAGCAGAGACCTTTTTCCTATTTTGCTTAGGGAAAAAGTACCTGTGTTTGGGTATGTATCACAGGGATATTGGTGTGATATAGGAAATATTGATCAGTACATGAAATGTCATTTTGATATATTAAAGGGACTTGCAAGTGTAAATATAAAAGCACAAAAATATAGTGAGGATATATGGATGGGAGAAGACTGTGAAATAAGCCCTCAGGCTAAGATTTCAACACCTGTATATATAGGAAGGGGCAGTAAAATATATAAAAATGCCCAGATTGGTCCCTATACTGTATTGGGAGAGAACAATATCATATGTTCTGATGCTACCATAAAAAGGAGTGTGCTTTTTAATAACTGTTATATAGGGGACAAAGCACAGATAAGAGGTGCTGTACTCTGTAAAAAAGTTCAAATTAAATCTCAGTGTTCTGTATTTGAAGAAGCTGCTCTTGGAAATGACACTATTATAAGGGATAAGGCCATAATAAAGCCGGGAGTTAAAATATGGCCCAATAAGATAATAGAAAGTGGCACTTTGGTAAACTCTAATATTATATGGAAAGAAAAAGCATCAAAATCCATTTTTGGCAAGAATGGTATTAGTGGAGAGATAAATGTAGATATAACTCCAGAGTGTGTATCAAGACTTGGTTCTGCCTATGGCTCTGTTCTAAAGGCAGATTCCAGGGTTGCCATAGCCTGCAGTGATAATGGAGCGGCACAGATGTTCAAATATTCCCTGGCCACAGGGCTTTTATCCATGGGTATGGAGGTCATGGACTTAAAAAAGATGCCAATGGCTTTTATAAGACAGTCAATTCTCTTTTTTGGAGCTCAGGCAGGAATTTATGTATGTGTAAATAGAAATGCACCGGAGAAGGTTACTATAATATTTATGGATAAAAATGGTCTTAATATAGACAGAGCAATGGAGAGAAAAATAGAAAGCAGTTTCACAAGAGAGGACTTTAGAAGAGTTAAACCAGATAAGTTTAAGCACATGGAACATATATACAATTGTCTGGAGTATTATGAAAGACAGCTTATAAATGGACTTTCTATTGAAAATATAAAAAGCCAGAAGTACAGGGCAGTTTTAAGTATAGAAGATCCCATGGTACTTGAAGTAATGAG
This window encodes:
- a CDS encoding sugar phosphate nucleotidyltransferase, whose translation is MKAVIMAGGEGTRLRPLTCNIPKPMMPIMGKPIMEYALELLKSTGIEDIGATLQYLPDEIINYFGDGKDFGVNISYFIEETPLGTAGSVKNAEAFLNDTFIVISGDALTDIDLSRAIAYHKSKGAVATLVLKEEPVPLEFGVVVTDDKGKVTGFLEKPGWGEVFSDKINTGIYILEPDIFKYYDKNKKFDFSRDLFPILLREKVPVFGYVSQGYWCDIGNIDQYMKCHFDILKGLASVNIKAQKYSEDIWMGEDCEISPQAKISTPVYIGRGSKIYKNAQIGPYTVLGENNIICSDATIKRSVLFNNCYIGDKAQIRGAVLCKKVQIKSQCSVFEEAALGNDTIIRDKAIIKPGVKIWPNKIIESGTLVNSNIIWKEKASKSIFGKNGISGEINVDITPECVSRLGSAYGSVLKADSRVAIACSDNGAAQMFKYSLATGLLSMGMEVMDLKKMPMAFIRQSILFFGAQAGIYVCVNRNAPEKVTIIFMDKNGLNIDRAMERKIESSFTREDFRRVKPDKFKHMEHIYNCLEYYERQLINGLSIENIKSQKYRAVLSIEDPMVLEVMRAILRELKVEAILYDRFGDTKGLAKKVVEDSANFGIEIDEECERPVIIDEKGGIIKDNLYDALNALIMLKTHDIKTLVVPVTASSTMEKLAKICGCKFIRTKTAHKVILETYLKNTTGISKRDMVNAYLMTLDAVSVCAMIINFMANCNRTLSQITSVIPKYYTMKKEIKCPWNMKGRLMRNLIEENTSKSIDLIEGVKLNFEDGWTLVMPDADEPLCKVYTECSDYKKLNKLTDDILNKITTITNQC